In one window of Bos mutus isolate GX-2022 chromosome 13, NWIPB_WYAK_1.1, whole genome shotgun sequence DNA:
- the PTF1A gene encoding pancreas transcription factor 1 subunit alpha, translated as MDAVLLEHFPGGLDAFPSSYFDEEDFFTDQSSRDPLEDGDELLADEQAEVEFLSHQLHEYCYRDEACLLLQSAPPAAPHALAPPPPGGPGEPEDSGGGGYCCEAGAPPGGFPYSPGSPPSCLAYRCAGAAALSPRARLRGLSGAAAARRRRRVRSEAELQQLRQAANVRERRRMQSINDAFEGLRSHIPTLPYEKRLSKVDTLRLAIGYINFLSELVQADLPLRGGGAGGGRGPGGGGRLGADSPSSQAQKVIICHRGTRSPSPSDPDYGLPPLAGHSLSWTDEKQLKEQNIIRTAKVWTPEDPRKLNSKPSFNNIENEPPFEFVS; from the exons ATGGACGCGGTGCTGCTAGAGCACTTCCCCGGGGGCCTGGACGCCTTCCCGTCCTCTTACTTTGATGAGGAGGACTTCTTCACCGACCAGTCTTCTCGGGACCCTCTGGAGGACGGCGATGAGCTACTGGCCGACGAGCAGGCCGAGGTGGAGTTCCTCAGCCACCAGCTGCACGAGTACTGCTACCGCGACGAGGCGTGCCTGCTACTGCAGTCCGCGCCTCCGGCGGCCCCCCACGCACTCGCCCCGCCGCCCCCGGGGGGCCCGGGAGAGCCGGAGgacagcggcggcggcggctacTGCTGCGAGGCGGGGGCGCCCCCCGGCGGTTTCCCCTACTCGCCCGGTTCTCCGCCCTCGTGCCTGGCCTACCGGTGCGCCGGGGCGGCCGCGCTGTCCCCCAGGGCGCGGCTGCGTGGCTTGAGCGGCGCGGCGGCTGCGCGGCGGCGGAGGCGGGTGCGTTCCGAGGCGGAGCTGCAGCAGCTGCGGCAGGCTGCCAACGTGCGCGAGCGGCGGCGCATGCAGTCCATCAACGACGCCTTCGAGGGGCTGCGCTCGCACATCCCCACGCTGCCCTACGAAAAGCGCCTCTCCAAGGTGGACACGCTGCGCCTGGCCATCGGCTACATCAACTTCCTCAGCGAGCTGGTGCAGGCCGACCTGCCCCtgcgcggcggcggcgcgggcggcggcAGGGGGCCCGGCGGCGGAGGGCGCCTGGGCGCGGACAGCCCGAGCAGCCAGGCCCAGAAGGTCATCATCTGCCACCGGGGTACTC GGTCCCCCTCCCCCAGCGACCCGGATTATGGCCTCCCTCCCCTTGCGGGACACTCTCTCTCTTGGACTGATGAAAAACAACtcaaagaacaaaatattatACGAACAGCCAAAGTGTGGACCCCAGAGGACCCCAGAAAACTCAACAGCAAGCCTTCCTTCAACAACATAGAAAACGAACCGCCCTTTGAGTTTGTGTCCTGA